The Lentimicrobiaceae bacterium genome window below encodes:
- a CDS encoding peptide-N-glycosidase F-related protein, with product MKKITFLILILTLISSVVFSQTTTTYTFNDLNVGPLNGQDNWVSVKHSAGGGVNEVDYIGPQGVVTPDQSLGVFFKHANTNYGEVATRKSTSNFNFDFSQGGIIQLELDLSNCNYWGYAFGLGYDADQNGTLLPPMIYEAVYPNPNLPTQDGGIYLVLTAHKDDNDPRFHCGIVLPNNTMPVEFKLPDRESWMRFRIFIDLEANNGSGSVALFLDNGITGEFQPIPEIQGIDAGLTPGSGDRFDPNVWDAVFFLSSSHGGFDNFTVTQIPAGLQTQFINFPTIPDKLISAEPFTVSATCTSGLPISYEIVSGPATIDGDLVTLTGDPGIVRIKASQGGNSTWLAAPDVIQQFEVVDPSAFVPEIKIRRPYDGTKVYAETLDPLLMVVSVDIEHPDVILVENMEFNINGQIVKCKNAGNNYFTALWEQPTYGTHIANLSTTMSGDNTYVTQASFEVVSQTNNYEVLTFDGSFHISPTNHTVTGEFVFPTFIGGYNEINAFLDMNCAPGGCDTYDRVGRVKAKNIHGDYVELFKYITPFGVPCSDAVELTDYSSVLQGLVEFTFEVVTWNSGGYLPVLNFEFIKGTPEYKYSDVVEIWNGRFDFGDYINLQPVPPIQWTFNPNAKKSSLIVSTTGHNWSSNTAPNYSVNTGNAAEFYEATHHINIDGIKEFVQHLWPQSGTCTPNPAGCQPQNGTWTFPRAGWCPGSIAMIWNWDLTQFISNGSIDMEYIFDPDYVDLCHPNHPDCVDGTNGCPNCAAPDNPILDVSAKIVTYSNNSSLYVGNNDYKVIDNLISFNLYPNPANQKVLITADNIDKVFSANIINFLGQTVKTFQFVGSKIIDISDLPKGIYIVNIVGQRSASKKLVVN from the coding sequence ATGAAAAAAATAACCTTTTTAATATTGATATTAACTTTAATATCGAGTGTAGTGTTTTCTCAGACTACAACCACGTACACATTTAACGATCTTAACGTTGGACCTTTAAACGGTCAGGATAATTGGGTTTCGGTTAAACATAGTGCCGGTGGCGGTGTCAACGAAGTAGATTATATTGGACCTCAGGGTGTCGTTACTCCAGACCAATCTTTGGGTGTGTTTTTCAAACATGCCAATACCAATTATGGAGAAGTTGCGACAAGAAAATCTACTTCAAATTTTAATTTCGACTTTTCGCAAGGCGGAATCATCCAATTGGAATTGGATTTGAGTAACTGTAACTATTGGGGATATGCATTCGGCTTGGGCTACGATGCCGACCAAAATGGAACGCTACTGCCACCAATGATATACGAGGCGGTTTATCCCAACCCAAACCTTCCCACACAAGATGGAGGTATATATTTGGTTCTTACAGCTCACAAGGATGATAACGATCCCAGATTTCACTGCGGTATTGTTTTGCCCAACAATACGATGCCTGTCGAGTTTAAACTTCCGGACAGAGAATCATGGATGCGTTTCAGAATCTTTATAGATTTAGAAGCTAACAACGGTTCCGGAAGTGTTGCTTTGTTCCTTGATAATGGAATTACAGGAGAATTTCAGCCCATACCTGAAATTCAGGGCATAGATGCAGGTCTAACACCCGGTTCGGGCGATAGATTTGACCCGAATGTTTGGGATGCGGTATTCTTCTTAAGCAGTAGCCATGGAGGTTTCGACAACTTTACAGTTACTCAAATTCCGGCAGGATTGCAAACTCAATTTATTAACTTCCCAACAATCCCCGATAAACTAATATCGGCAGAACCTTTTACGGTATCAGCCACATGTACATCAGGATTGCCAATATCTTATGAAATTGTTAGCGGACCTGCTACCATCGATGGCGACCTTGTTACTTTGACCGGAGACCCGGGAATTGTTAGAATTAAAGCTTCACAAGGAGGAAATAGTACGTGGTTAGCTGCTCCCGATGTTATTCAACAGTTTGAAGTTGTTGACCCTTCGGCTTTTGTGCCCGAGATAAAAATCAGAAGACCATACGATGGAACCAAGGTATATGCCGAAACACTCGACCCACTACTTATGGTTGTTTCGGTCGATATTGAACACCCCGATGTGATTCTTGTCGAAAATATGGAATTTAATATTAACGGACAGATAGTAAAATGTAAAAATGCCGGCAATAACTATTTTACAGCGCTTTGGGAACAACCGACGTACGGAACACACATAGCTAACTTGTCAACTACAATGTCGGGCGACAATACTTACGTTACACAAGCAAGCTTTGAAGTAGTTTCGCAAACAAACAACTATGAAGTATTAACTTTTGATGGAAGTTTCCATATTTCACCAACCAACCATACAGTTACTGGCGAATTTGTATTCCCAACGTTTATAGGAGGTTACAACGAAATTAATGCATTTTTGGATATGAATTGTGCACCCGGCGGTTGCGACACATACGATAGAGTTGGAAGAGTTAAAGCTAAAAATATACACGGTGATTATGTAGAATTGTTTAAGTACATCACACCTTTCGGAGTGCCATGTAGCGATGCAGTCGAGCTTACTGATTACTCTTCCGTGCTTCAAGGGTTGGTTGAATTTACTTTTGAAGTCGTAACATGGAACAGTGGTGGATATTTGCCGGTTTTGAATTTTGAATTTATTAAAGGAACTCCTGAATACAAATATTCTGATGTTGTTGAGATATGGAATGGCAGGTTTGATTTCGGCGATTATATCAACCTTCAACCTGTGCCACCAATTCAATGGACTTTCAATCCTAATGCAAAAAAATCATCACTCATAGTAAGCACTACCGGACACAATTGGAGTAGCAATACTGCACCAAATTATTCGGTTAATACCGGTAATGCTGCCGAATTTTACGAAGCTACACACCATATTAATATAGACGGAATAAAAGAGTTTGTACAGCATTTGTGGCCCCAAAGTGGGACTTGTACACCTAATCCGGCAGGTTGTCAACCTCAAAACGGAACATGGACATTTCCTCGTGCAGGCTGGTGTCCTGGTTCTATTGCTATGATTTGGAATTGGGATTTAACTCAATTTATTAGCAACGGCTCAATAGATATGGAATACATTTTTGACCCTGATTACGTCGACCTTTGCCATCCAAATCACCCCGATTGTGTTGACGGAACAAATGGATGTCCAAACTGTGCCGCACCCGACAATCCAATATTGGACGTTTCTGCTAAAATTGTTACATATAGCAATAATAGTAGCTTATACGTAGGAAATAACGATTATAAGGTTATTGATAACTTAATTTCTTTCAACCTATATCCTAACCCTGCAAATCAAAAAGTTTTAATTACTGCAGATAATATAGACAAAGTTTTTTCAGCCAATATTATCAATTTCTTAGGTCAAACTGTAAAAACCTTCCAATTCGTAGGTTCAAAAATTATAGATATTTCAGACCTTCCAAAAGGTATTTACATTGTAAATATTGTAGGACAGAGATCGGCATCGAAGAAACTTGTTGTTAACTAG